The genome window GcaatttaagtaaaagtaaaattaaagcaACAATGAATTCTGAACgaatattcatttttttatccCTTTGTCCTTCTAGATCTGTAGTCCTTCCCCATACTTGGTTACAGATTCTTTTTATGCATGACAAACTCCACTACAGATTGCCTGAAGCAGAACTAAGACGTGCCTTTTCAGTTGATTTATTTGGTGTAACCTGAGTTTGAAACGCATTGTTTGTACGCGCCTAAATAAGCTGAGCTGTAGGCCTAAAAACTACAGAGGGTGATCAAACTATTGCCTCCAGAGCTCAGTTTCCTTTAGTCTGTTAGACATGACGTCTATGCCATTATGCCTGCAATCAGGGGACTTTCATGCTTGTGTCTGAAGAATCTGAAGCATTTAAGACAACTCAcaacaatgttttttcttttcacatcaCACAAACGTGTGAACGCAGGGGCTATACAGCAAAACAGCCAAAGGTCAGTAAAACCCAGATCCATGAGAGTTAGTAATTTAGGTGTGGCGTCATGTAGATTTTTGTTCCTCCTGTAATAACAAAGGTTGTGTGGCTCATGAACCACCAGGAGGGAACAAAAACCTGCAGGACACCAGCCTGTAGTATGCCAACTAAACTCTCATACTGTATAGTACTCTCAGACTTAAacctttttaatttaactttaactttttcatttttttccacaggAGTCAAGGAACGAGTCAAAACTCGCACAGGACGCCTAACTACCAAGGTCAGTGTTGAAAAACACAGATCCCAGGTCCTCTCAGTAGGTTCCTTGCGCTTTCAGTAAAGGCAGGTTTATGGAACGCTGTAAATCACATGTCAATTTTGAGGAGCTGTTCATATAACTCTGCATACCTCTGCTGTCTTTGGCTTTCAGAGAAAATGCTCTACAAAAAGCCTGGAGGAGCTGGCAATCATCGtcgaggtgctggaggaggatcTCAGGACCGGTAACACCTACAGCTCCCCTCCCCAGTCTTGTTCTCCAACTGGTAATTCATGGGAACCAGATCCACATTTATATAGTTACTCCTTAAAATATAACCTTGATAAATATgcagcactttgagtagtcagaaagactagaaaggcgctatataagcacagtccatttaccatttaccataaaTATGTTAACAGCAACTACTACCACTCCTCACATGCCATATCTTCTCACTAAGGTGCAGGGTACAACAGTGACGATTCTGATGAAATGATCCCCAGCCCCCAGTCCTACATGACCTACACACCAGGCACAGCAGAGTACCACCAGGCCCTGTCCCCTCCTGGCTCCATGAAAACCAGCACGCAAACCAGCCTCCAGCCTTCCAGCATCGGAAACATTGGAGGAGACGGTGGAAGAGGGGAGGAGTGGTTTGATCCCCAGGACCATGACTGGAACCTGAACAGCTCTTTCTTCTGGACACAGCTGCAGAAAGAGGAGAGCCAGCTGAATGAAATCTCTGACCCCGTACTGCTGGCCCCTGATGGACATGGCAGGACGTAAGTTTGGTGCAAGAATGTCATGGAAATTATGCAGTGCATCCACCTATTAGAGGGGATCGATTTTACACATCCAAGTCTGAGGCTAGCGGCTctaggctacattagccgctactagcataacagtttgcactgtgggtaatgtagtcgccaggttttgacaagaaagaagaatgtgtggaataaaaaaagacgatatatctggttctgctgcattgatgcattgattttttttttttatacttttctatttttaactGTCCTTCTTGAGCCCAACAATGTTGGAatgagtgcaatgctaaatcgatAAATTACTCTCTAAAGTAAGGCTAAATTTCAAAAGACAAATCACAGATCAATGTAATTTAGAGTGTGGCAGACAGCAATGGATTCAAGCGCtttaaaagtacagtaaaaagtGTAACGTTTAAAAATgggggttgggggtggggggggacAGATCCCTGTAACAAACTGTGCCGACAGGCGAGATCAGCAGTGTAGAGTCAACACGCTGCCGACAAGTTTCTCTTTGGCTTTGCTTATGGTAGTggttctgtctgtttttaacaTGTAATTCTTTAAGTTTAATTTGCTCTGAGCTCTCTCTTTAAATGTCCGTCTTCTTAATACTGAATAGATGACCTGTGTTTGTTGTCTCAGGTCTCTGGTTTAAAGACCTGAACTAGTCTGATCAGTACCTCTATGTTATTAATTATTGATGACAGTgcatgatggctgaattccatttagctgcttcagtttcagggtcctggtgttgtgcatgctggctctgtcacactgtcatggctcaATGGGACACTTCAACAGAACATCGTTAGTGTTATCAGTAACAcctcctgtgcttttcctaccaTGACAAGTtcaaatgtctgctgttaaaAAGGGCTGTGGTTCAGTTTGTTGAGCTCACTCGAACCCGGAGGCTTCTTGCAATTaactccctctttctcttcttctttttttttgcgaAACACCTCTACTAACTACACggtatattataatattgtagtgtattatattttttgcttagtacttctatccctgtgtgcactgacgtgatagtgagctgctgtaacaaaagagtttcccctcggggatcaataaagtatttctgagtTCAGACCTGTTATCCTCTTACGAGATTGTATGCTGCCTCTGTTTCAGTAAATATCTTTAGTgtgaagtcatttttttttgtctaaatatGTCGGATTGTGCTTGTCCCTCCAGAGCTCTCCATACAGTGGCGTGTGTTGGGAAGAGGGCACTGGGCTACGCCATCGCCAAAAGGATGGCCGCACTCAACAGCC of Siniperca chuatsi isolate FFG_IHB_CAS linkage group LG7, ASM2008510v1, whole genome shotgun sequence contains these proteins:
- the zgc:113279 gene encoding NF-kappa-B inhibitor zeta isoform X5, yielding MPVRDLLRNIRLAQGWEPQDFQGLYSKTAKGVKERVKTRTGRLTTKRKCSTKSLEELAIIVEVLEEDLRTGNTYSSPPQSCSPTGAGYNSDDSDEMIPSPQSYMTYTPGTAEYHQALSPPGSMKTSTQTSLQPSSIGNIGGDGGRGEEWFDPQDHDWNLNSSFFWTQLQKEESQLNEISDPVLLAPDGHGRTALHTVACVGKRALGYAIAKRMAALNSLDLKDSDGMTALLHAAKHNHHLMVADLIGLGANVNETNNSGKSCLHLSAEKGYIRVLEVLKHSMMDGVYVDVEAADNSGMSVLQCASVALKATVRELESIKSPSHTRLNTLRQEQLMETLECLLQMGSYLHTMGSRSMQPRIA